Proteins from one Phalacrocorax carbo chromosome 19, bPhaCar2.1, whole genome shotgun sequence genomic window:
- the ANKLE1 gene encoding ankyrin repeat and LEM domain-containing protein 1 isoform X1, protein MVAPAAVAAASPPHRMGNEPRTWRWCRATAYPGGPRWSLSFLTEDGTEGSLFCGLPEGSSEAGPLSSTRRSLLEELELGGGCDLGEPPFWPEGPPEPPSLAIPSLAPWAHADPGGPALPLQPLASSTLLSAGDELREGHQSRAVGARMGVPCWALLQPSAADSPGPSPQWGLGPGGSLSSPRPRCCSRVPGGHGASPRAPQLRGGLSSCSVAWRSPGDGDIPGAVAQHRPGVPWGPAVGWAELGIQSSAALDLGTMVLEARAGSSDRSSLGDSSGASECFITAVETLEPSETRGCLGALHCHSPQPRSAGGLEPGKAHSPTGAAAWELPLASSPNAECMQGEDFQGGSRAAPYCDDDSEVGSVGELLARLQGCSLRDSPPCSLASLAAGDAAPQGPEPPWDRHVTPRTKSRLQASVARLNASSSSSLFDKTLEVPRRPPRLRAPRGVPRDPATTLGHCVTPQGDDVSSRGGEGTGSSDDTEIIPRAPSQPSSLLGTSRSPGSSPTVLLVPGDHGHPQDSPSDARGSPGSSPTVLLVPGDHGHPQDSPSEARGSPGSSPTVLLVPGDHGHPQDSPSEARGSPGSSPMVLLVPGDHGHPQDSPSEARGSPGSSPTVLLVPGDHGHPQDSPSEARGSPGSSPMVLLVPGDHGHPQDSPSEARGSHCATSSPSPRALEDRSGWQDPSSLPLGTHQPPWPHGSVSHLLAPQLPASSAVEPGSPAVPLLPAGCSARCSEEHPEDEEQGQAPTEQHSPGTEATSSPEDAVVQDGRACTALPRPLSDEGLRRRLRALGDDLGPVTELTRRLYLRRLEELVRGPQGRLAGHSPELAAVLRTGRVPDCTQDELALAQQFDRPDQSRHWREGLVKSSFNYLLLDPRTTQNLPLRSHHLSPVECFRTFVKAIFYVGKGTRARPYCHLAEALSQHRAGTQKGCPKVQRILEIWASGQGVVSVHCFQSTVPAEAYTREGCLVEALGLRTLTNQRKGNCYGVVASWPAERRRRLGVHMLHRAMRIFLAEGERQLRPADIQGGR, encoded by the exons ATGGTGGCCCCAGCAGCGGTGGCAGCAGCGTCCCCTCCCCACAGGATGGGAAACGAGCCGCGGACCTGGCGCTGGTGCAGGGCAACGGCAT acccagggGGGCCCAGGTGGTCCCTCTCTTTCCTGACGGAGGATGGCACCGaaggcagcctcttctgtggGCTCCCTGAGGGCAGCTCGGAGGCTGGGCCCCTGAGCAGCACCCGCAGGtccctgctggaggagctggagctggggggcGGCTGTGATTTGGGTGAGCCCCCATTCTGGCCAGAGGGTCCCCCAGAGCCCCCATCCCTCgccatcccctccctcgccccatGGGCCCACGCGGACCCCGGGGGCCCAGctctccccctgcagcccctcgcCTCCAGCACGCTGCTCTCGGCTGGGGATGAGCTCAGGGAGGGACACCAGAGCCGGGCCGTGGGGGCAAGGATGGGGGTTccctgctgggctctgctgcagcccagtgCTGCAGACAGCCCTGGCCCCTCTCCCCAGTGGGGGCTTGGTCCTGGCGGGTCCCTGagctccccccggccccggtgctgcagcagggtcccagggggacacggggcatcccccagggctccccagctCCGTGGTGGCCtgagcagctgctctgtggcaTGGCGGAGCCCCGGGGATGGTGACATCCCGGGTGCTGTGGCTCAACACCGTCCTGGTGTCCCCTGGGGACCGGCGGtgggctgggcagagctgggcatcCAATCCTCGGCTGCCCTGGACCTGGGGACGATGGTGCTCGAGGCGAGGGCTGGGAGCTCAGACCGCAGCAGCCTTGGGGACAGCAGCGGTGCCAGTGAGTGCTTCATCACTGCTGTGGAGACCCTGGAGCCCAGCGAGACCAGGGGGTGCCTGGGGGCTCTGCACTGCCACTCTCCCCAGCCCAGGTCAGctggggggctggagccggGCAAAGCCCACTCCCCAactggagctgctgcctgggagcTGCCCCTCGCTAGCTCCCCAAATGCAGAATGCATGCAGGGTGAGGATTTTCAGGGGGGCTCGAGGGCAGCCCCTTACTGTGATGATGACTCGGAGGTGGGCAGTGTGGGGGAGCTGCTTGCACGGCTCCAGGGGTGCAGCCTCCGGGACTCCCCACCCTGCAGCCTGGCCAGCCTTGCCGCTGGGGATGCAGCTCCCCAGGGGCCGGAGCCCCCCTGGGACCGCCATGTCACTCCCAGGACCAAGAGCCGCCTCCAGGCCTCCGTGGCACGGCTCaatgcctcctcttcctcctccctcttcgATAAGACGCTGGAGGTACCTCGGAGGCCCCCTAGGCTCAGAGCAccccggggtgtccccagggaccCTGCCACCACTTTGGGTCACTGCGTCACCCCACAGGGTGACGATGTGtccagcaggggtggggaggggacaggctCTTCGGATGACACCGAGATCatccccagagcccccagccagcccagctccctcctggGGACCAGCAGGTCCCCTGGCTCCAGCCCCACGGTCCTGCTGGTCCCTGGGGATCACGGGCACCCCCAGGACTCCCCATCAGATGCTCGGGGGTCCCCTGGCTCCAGCCCCACGGTTCTGCTGGTCCCTGGGGATCACGGGCACCCCCAGGACTCCCCATCAGAGGCTCGGGGCTCCCCTGGCTCCAGCCCCACGGTTCTGCTGGTCCCTGGGGATCACGGGCACCCCCAGGACTCCCCATCAGAGGCTCGGGGGTCCCCTGGCTCCAGCCCCATGGTTCTGCTGGTCCCTGGGGATCACGGGCACCCCCAGGACTCCCCATCAGAGGCTCGGGGGTCCCCTGGCTCCAGCCCCACGGTTCTGCTGGTCCCTGGGGATCATGGGCACCCCCAGGACTCCCCATCAGAGGCTCGGGGGTCCCCTGGCTCCAGCCCCATGGTTCTGCTGGTCCCTGGGGATCACGGGCACCCCCAGGACTCCCCATCAGAGGCTCGGGGCTCGCACTGTGCAACCAGCAGCCCGAGCCCTAGAGCGCTGGAGGATCGCTCTGGGTGGCAGGACCCCTCGTCTTTGCCCTTGGGGACACACCAGCCCCCGTGGCCCCACGGGAGCGTCAGCCACCTCCTGGCCCCGCAGCTGCCCGCCAGCAGTGCGGTGGAGCCGGGGAGCCCGGCCGTGCCACTCTTGCCCGCCGGCTGCAGCGCCCGCTGCTCCGAGGAGCATCCTGAGGATGAGGAGCAGGGACAGGCGCCCACCGAGCAGCACAGTCCCGGCACAGAGGCCACCTCCAGCCCCGAGGACGCCGTGGTCCAGGACGGGCGAGCGTGCACAGCACTGCCGCGGCCCCTCTCGGATGAAGGTCTGCGCCGGCGGCTGCGGGCGCTGGGGGACGACCTGGGGCCCGTCACGGAGCTCACCAGGCGGCTGTACCTGCGGcggctggaggagctggtgagGGGACCCCAGGGGAGGCTGGCAG GGCACAGCCCCGAGCTGGCGGCCGTGCTGCGGACCGGCCGTGTCCCTGACTGCACCCAGGACGAGCTGGCACTGGCCCAGCAGTTCGACCGCCCCGACCAGAGCCGGCACTGGCGGGAAGGGCTGGTCAAGTCCAGCTTCAACTACCTCCTGCTTGACCCCAG GACCACCCAGAACCTGCCGCTCCGTTCCCACCACTTGAGCCCAGTCGAGTGCTTCAGGACCTTCGTCAAAGCCATCTTCTATGTGGGGAAGGGGACGCGTGCCCGGCCATACTGCCACCTCGCCGAGGCGCTGAGCCAGCACCGCGCCGGGACGCAGAAG GGGTGCCCCAAGGTGCAGCGCATCCTGGAGATCTGGGCGAGCGGGCAGGGTGTCGTCTCCGTGCACTGCTTCCAGAGCACCGTCCCGGCGGAGGCTTACACGCGGGAGGGCTGCCTCGTGGAGGCTCTGG GGCTGCGGACCCTCACCAACCAGAGGAAGGGGAACTGCTACGGCGTGGTGGCGAGCTGGCCGGCGGAGCGGCGCCGGCGCCTGGGCGTTCACATGCTGCACAGGGCCATGCGCATCTTCCTGGCCGAGGGCGAGCGGCAGCTCCGGCCGGCTGACATCCAGGGCGGGCGCTGA
- the ANKLE1 gene encoding ankyrin repeat and LEM domain-containing protein 1 isoform X2 — protein MGNEPRTWRWCRATAYPGGPRWSLSFLTEDGTEGSLFCGLPEGSSEAGPLSSTRRSLLEELELGGGCDLGEPPFWPEGPPEPPSLAIPSLAPWAHADPGGPALPLQPLASSTLLSAGDELREGHQSRAVGARMGVPCWALLQPSAADSPGPSPQWGLGPGGSLSSPRPRCCSRVPGGHGASPRAPQLRGGLSSCSVAWRSPGDGDIPGAVAQHRPGVPWGPAVGWAELGIQSSAALDLGTMVLEARAGSSDRSSLGDSSGASECFITAVETLEPSETRGCLGALHCHSPQPRSAGGLEPGKAHSPTGAAAWELPLASSPNAECMQGEDFQGGSRAAPYCDDDSEVGSVGELLARLQGCSLRDSPPCSLASLAAGDAAPQGPEPPWDRHVTPRTKSRLQASVARLNASSSSSLFDKTLEVPRRPPRLRAPRGVPRDPATTLGHCVTPQGDDVSSRGGEGTGSSDDTEIIPRAPSQPSSLLGTSRSPGSSPTVLLVPGDHGHPQDSPSDARGSPGSSPTVLLVPGDHGHPQDSPSEARGSPGSSPTVLLVPGDHGHPQDSPSEARGSPGSSPMVLLVPGDHGHPQDSPSEARGSPGSSPTVLLVPGDHGHPQDSPSEARGSPGSSPMVLLVPGDHGHPQDSPSEARGSHCATSSPSPRALEDRSGWQDPSSLPLGTHQPPWPHGSVSHLLAPQLPASSAVEPGSPAVPLLPAGCSARCSEEHPEDEEQGQAPTEQHSPGTEATSSPEDAVVQDGRACTALPRPLSDEGLRRRLRALGDDLGPVTELTRRLYLRRLEELVRGPQGRLAGHSPELAAVLRTGRVPDCTQDELALAQQFDRPDQSRHWREGLVKSSFNYLLLDPRTTQNLPLRSHHLSPVECFRTFVKAIFYVGKGTRARPYCHLAEALSQHRAGTQKGCPKVQRILEIWASGQGVVSVHCFQSTVPAEAYTREGCLVEALGLRTLTNQRKGNCYGVVASWPAERRRRLGVHMLHRAMRIFLAEGERQLRPADIQGGR, from the exons ATGGGAAACGAGCCGCGGACCTGGCGCTGGTGCAGGGCAACGGCAT acccagggGGGCCCAGGTGGTCCCTCTCTTTCCTGACGGAGGATGGCACCGaaggcagcctcttctgtggGCTCCCTGAGGGCAGCTCGGAGGCTGGGCCCCTGAGCAGCACCCGCAGGtccctgctggaggagctggagctggggggcGGCTGTGATTTGGGTGAGCCCCCATTCTGGCCAGAGGGTCCCCCAGAGCCCCCATCCCTCgccatcccctccctcgccccatGGGCCCACGCGGACCCCGGGGGCCCAGctctccccctgcagcccctcgcCTCCAGCACGCTGCTCTCGGCTGGGGATGAGCTCAGGGAGGGACACCAGAGCCGGGCCGTGGGGGCAAGGATGGGGGTTccctgctgggctctgctgcagcccagtgCTGCAGACAGCCCTGGCCCCTCTCCCCAGTGGGGGCTTGGTCCTGGCGGGTCCCTGagctccccccggccccggtgctgcagcagggtcccagggggacacggggcatcccccagggctccccagctCCGTGGTGGCCtgagcagctgctctgtggcaTGGCGGAGCCCCGGGGATGGTGACATCCCGGGTGCTGTGGCTCAACACCGTCCTGGTGTCCCCTGGGGACCGGCGGtgggctgggcagagctgggcatcCAATCCTCGGCTGCCCTGGACCTGGGGACGATGGTGCTCGAGGCGAGGGCTGGGAGCTCAGACCGCAGCAGCCTTGGGGACAGCAGCGGTGCCAGTGAGTGCTTCATCACTGCTGTGGAGACCCTGGAGCCCAGCGAGACCAGGGGGTGCCTGGGGGCTCTGCACTGCCACTCTCCCCAGCCCAGGTCAGctggggggctggagccggGCAAAGCCCACTCCCCAactggagctgctgcctgggagcTGCCCCTCGCTAGCTCCCCAAATGCAGAATGCATGCAGGGTGAGGATTTTCAGGGGGGCTCGAGGGCAGCCCCTTACTGTGATGATGACTCGGAGGTGGGCAGTGTGGGGGAGCTGCTTGCACGGCTCCAGGGGTGCAGCCTCCGGGACTCCCCACCCTGCAGCCTGGCCAGCCTTGCCGCTGGGGATGCAGCTCCCCAGGGGCCGGAGCCCCCCTGGGACCGCCATGTCACTCCCAGGACCAAGAGCCGCCTCCAGGCCTCCGTGGCACGGCTCaatgcctcctcttcctcctccctcttcgATAAGACGCTGGAGGTACCTCGGAGGCCCCCTAGGCTCAGAGCAccccggggtgtccccagggaccCTGCCACCACTTTGGGTCACTGCGTCACCCCACAGGGTGACGATGTGtccagcaggggtggggaggggacaggctCTTCGGATGACACCGAGATCatccccagagcccccagccagcccagctccctcctggGGACCAGCAGGTCCCCTGGCTCCAGCCCCACGGTCCTGCTGGTCCCTGGGGATCACGGGCACCCCCAGGACTCCCCATCAGATGCTCGGGGGTCCCCTGGCTCCAGCCCCACGGTTCTGCTGGTCCCTGGGGATCACGGGCACCCCCAGGACTCCCCATCAGAGGCTCGGGGCTCCCCTGGCTCCAGCCCCACGGTTCTGCTGGTCCCTGGGGATCACGGGCACCCCCAGGACTCCCCATCAGAGGCTCGGGGGTCCCCTGGCTCCAGCCCCATGGTTCTGCTGGTCCCTGGGGATCACGGGCACCCCCAGGACTCCCCATCAGAGGCTCGGGGGTCCCCTGGCTCCAGCCCCACGGTTCTGCTGGTCCCTGGGGATCATGGGCACCCCCAGGACTCCCCATCAGAGGCTCGGGGGTCCCCTGGCTCCAGCCCCATGGTTCTGCTGGTCCCTGGGGATCACGGGCACCCCCAGGACTCCCCATCAGAGGCTCGGGGCTCGCACTGTGCAACCAGCAGCCCGAGCCCTAGAGCGCTGGAGGATCGCTCTGGGTGGCAGGACCCCTCGTCTTTGCCCTTGGGGACACACCAGCCCCCGTGGCCCCACGGGAGCGTCAGCCACCTCCTGGCCCCGCAGCTGCCCGCCAGCAGTGCGGTGGAGCCGGGGAGCCCGGCCGTGCCACTCTTGCCCGCCGGCTGCAGCGCCCGCTGCTCCGAGGAGCATCCTGAGGATGAGGAGCAGGGACAGGCGCCCACCGAGCAGCACAGTCCCGGCACAGAGGCCACCTCCAGCCCCGAGGACGCCGTGGTCCAGGACGGGCGAGCGTGCACAGCACTGCCGCGGCCCCTCTCGGATGAAGGTCTGCGCCGGCGGCTGCGGGCGCTGGGGGACGACCTGGGGCCCGTCACGGAGCTCACCAGGCGGCTGTACCTGCGGcggctggaggagctggtgagGGGACCCCAGGGGAGGCTGGCAG GGCACAGCCCCGAGCTGGCGGCCGTGCTGCGGACCGGCCGTGTCCCTGACTGCACCCAGGACGAGCTGGCACTGGCCCAGCAGTTCGACCGCCCCGACCAGAGCCGGCACTGGCGGGAAGGGCTGGTCAAGTCCAGCTTCAACTACCTCCTGCTTGACCCCAG GACCACCCAGAACCTGCCGCTCCGTTCCCACCACTTGAGCCCAGTCGAGTGCTTCAGGACCTTCGTCAAAGCCATCTTCTATGTGGGGAAGGGGACGCGTGCCCGGCCATACTGCCACCTCGCCGAGGCGCTGAGCCAGCACCGCGCCGGGACGCAGAAG GGGTGCCCCAAGGTGCAGCGCATCCTGGAGATCTGGGCGAGCGGGCAGGGTGTCGTCTCCGTGCACTGCTTCCAGAGCACCGTCCCGGCGGAGGCTTACACGCGGGAGGGCTGCCTCGTGGAGGCTCTGG GGCTGCGGACCCTCACCAACCAGAGGAAGGGGAACTGCTACGGCGTGGTGGCGAGCTGGCCGGCGGAGCGGCGCCGGCGCCTGGGCGTTCACATGCTGCACAGGGCCATGCGCATCTTCCTGGCCGAGGGCGAGCGGCAGCTCCGGCCGGCTGACATCCAGGGCGGGCGCTGA
- the ABHD8 gene encoding protein ABHD8 encodes MLNSITDGLLCCLMGKTTNAVGPLDSVESSNGYSFMEVKPGRILRIRHSTPNRPTLEGPEETQPGGPERGTVHCKRKITVYRNGQLVIENLGDAVRSEILHCQNSSGEPNSTVELELSDVAGQAPAQGPAGAPGCGTREAAAGPGKRRKRKPKKVVNIDCKKQITSCKGTHSDVVLFFIHGVGGSLDIWKEQLDFFTKLGYEVVAPDLAGHGCSSAPQIAAAYTFYALAEDMRAVFKRYAKKRNILIGHSYGVSFCTFLAHEYPDLVHKVIMINGGGPTALEPSLCSIFNMPTCVLHCLSPCLAWSFLKAGFARQGAKEKQLLKEGNAFNVSSFVLRAMMSGQYWPEGDEVYHAELAVPVLLVHGMHDKFVPVEEDQRMAEILLIAFLKVIDEGSHMVMMECPETVNTLLHEFVLWEPETPAGDVQEEKK; translated from the exons ATGCTGAACAGCATCACCGATGGGCTCCTGTGCTGCCTGATGGGCAAGACGACAAACGCCGTGGGGCCGCTGGACAGCGTTGAGTCCAGCAACGGCTACAGCTTCATGGAGGTGAAGCCAGGGAGGATCCTGCGGATCAGGCACAGCACACCCAACCGCCCGACCTTGGAGGGGCCCGAGGAGACCCAGCCCGGGGGGCCGGAGCGGGGCACGGTGCACTGCAAGCGCAAGATCACCGTCTACCGCAACGGGCAGCTGGTGATCGAGAACCTGGGCGACGCCGTCCGCTCCGAGATCCTGCACTGCCAGAACAGCTCGGGGGAACCCAACAGCACCGTGGAGCTGGAGCTCTCCGACGTGGCCGGCCAAGCTCCCGCCCAGGGTCCTGCCGGCGCGCCGGGATGCGGCACACGGGAAGCAGCCGCTGGCCCCGGCAAGCGACGGAAGCGTAAACCCAAGAAAGTCGTCAACATCGACTGCAAGAAGCAGATCACGAGCTGCAAAGGGACACACAGCGACGTGGTCCTCTTCTTCATCCACGGCGTGGGCGGCTCGCTGGACATCTGGAAGGAGCAGCTGGACTTCTTTACCAAGCTGGGCTACGAAGTGGTGGCTCCCGACCTGGCCGGCCACGGCTGCAGCTCGGCTCCCCAAATTGCCGCTGCGTACACCTTCTACGCGCTGGCAGAGGACATGAGGGCCGTCTTCAAGCGCTATGCGAAGAAGAGGAATATCTTGATAGGACACTCGTATGG GGTGTCCTTCTGCACCTTCCTCGCCCACGAGTACCCAGACCTGGTCCATAAGGTGATCATGATCAATGGAGGGGGCCCGACAGCGCTGGAGCCCAGCCTCTGCTCCATCTTCAACATGCCCACCTGCGTGTTGCACTGCCTGTCCCCGTGCCTGGCCTGGAGCTTCCTCAA GGCTGGCTTTGCTCGCCAGGGTGCcaaagagaagcagctgctgaaggaagGCAACGCCTTCAACGTGTCCTCCTTCGTGCTGCGCGCCATGATGAGCGGGCAGTACTGGCCGGAGGGGGACGAGGTTTACCACGCGGAGCTGGCCGTACCCGTGCTCCTCGTCCACGGCATGCACGACAAGTTCGTCCCGGTGGAGGAGGACCAGCGAATGGCCGAG ATCCTGCTGATCGCCTTCCTGAAGGTGATCGACGAGGGCAGCCACATGGTGATGATGGAGTGTCCCGAGACGGTGAACACGCTGCTCCACGAGTTCGTCCTGTGGGAGCCTGAGACGCCAGCTGGGGACGTGcaagaggagaagaaataa